One Saccharopolyspora erythraea NRRL 2338 genomic region harbors:
- a CDS encoding WXG100 family type VII secretion target — protein MSDFLVNFGSYGEVNQRLTQAANRMGTILDDLNNFLKNMGEATKGQAAPLWQEQQLKWTQAYMDMNTRLNTGARTSTEVANIFQEGDRRGANIMM, from the coding sequence ATGTCCGACTTCTTGGTCAATTTCGGTTCCTACGGCGAGGTCAACCAACGTCTCACGCAGGCTGCCAACCGGATGGGCACGATCCTGGACGACCTCAACAATTTCCTCAAGAACATGGGCGAGGCGACTAAGGGTCAGGCTGCGCCGCTGTGGCAGGAGCAGCAGCTGAAGTGGACGCAGGCCTACATGGACATGAACACCCGGCTGAACACCGGCGCCCGGACCTCGACGGAGGTGGCGAACATCTTCCAGGAAGGTGACCGCCGGGGCGCGAACATCATGATGTGA
- the mycP gene encoding type VII secretion-associated serine protease mycosin has translation MRRPTLVAGALLVLGGLVAAPSPVSAQPGQCAAPADNVVREIPWPQQRLAPRSAWALNQGGSTLVGVVDTGVSAAAPALAGRVLPGQDVLGSGPANNDCAGRGTFMAGLIAAGQTTGVGFAGIAPRARILPIRVAQNPNEVDPGRLAAGIRAAVDGGAKVIAVSMGTPSPAADLRAAVDYAAGRDALVIAASDMNVQDGQTSYPAAFPSVLPVSGIDESGSPANRGGSNAPAQAPALVAPSSNVVSIAPAGAGHITASGGGIGVAFVAGAAALVRSYHPDLSAAQVRHRLEATADHPPAVLPDPALGFGVVDPRAALATVLPEESGDRPTPAPAPDVRVPPVPAADDTPVFIALAVTALTVSAASLGALAAALVTRGRRRKWRSAWAAGSQDDQPAGAVRATTEETTEEDVPVSRSTSSSAL, from the coding sequence ATGAGACGGCCGACCTTGGTCGCGGGCGCGCTGCTGGTGCTCGGAGGGCTCGTCGCCGCGCCGTCACCGGTCTCCGCGCAGCCCGGCCAGTGCGCCGCGCCGGCCGACAACGTCGTCCGGGAAATCCCGTGGCCGCAACAACGGCTGGCACCGCGGTCCGCCTGGGCGCTCAACCAGGGCGGCTCGACGCTGGTGGGGGTCGTCGACACCGGGGTGAGCGCGGCGGCGCCCGCGCTGGCGGGCCGAGTACTGCCGGGGCAGGACGTGCTGGGCTCCGGCCCGGCGAACAACGACTGCGCGGGCCGCGGCACGTTCATGGCGGGCCTGATCGCGGCCGGTCAGACGACCGGTGTGGGCTTCGCCGGTATCGCGCCGAGGGCCCGCATCCTGCCGATCCGGGTGGCCCAGAACCCCAACGAGGTCGACCCGGGCAGGCTGGCCGCGGGAATCCGGGCCGCGGTCGACGGCGGTGCCAAGGTGATCGCGGTGTCGATGGGCACACCCAGCCCGGCGGCGGATCTGAGGGCCGCGGTGGACTACGCGGCCGGGCGTGACGCGCTCGTCATCGCGGCATCCGACATGAACGTGCAGGACGGCCAGACCTCCTACCCGGCTGCCTTCCCTTCCGTGCTGCCGGTGTCGGGAATCGACGAGTCGGGCTCGCCCGCGAACAGGGGCGGATCGAACGCGCCGGCCCAGGCCCCGGCGCTGGTGGCGCCGAGCTCCAACGTCGTGAGCATCGCCCCCGCCGGTGCTGGTCACATCACGGCCTCCGGCGGCGGGATCGGGGTCGCTTTCGTGGCCGGTGCGGCAGCTCTGGTGCGTAGCTACCACCCGGACCTGAGCGCCGCTCAGGTCCGGCACCGGCTGGAGGCCACCGCCGACCACCCGCCGGCCGTGCTCCCGGACCCCGCGCTCGGGTTCGGCGTCGTCGACCCCCGCGCCGCGCTGGCGACCGTGCTCCCAGAGGAGTCCGGCGACCGACCGACGCCCGCGCCGGCCCCAGACGTGCGGGTCCCACCGGTCCCGGCCGCCGACGACACGCCGGTCTTCATCGCCCTGGCCGTCACCGCCCTGACGGTTTCGGCCGCCTCGCTGGGCGCTTTGGCAGCCGCTCTCGTCACACGTGGACGCAGGAGGAAATGGCGCTCCGCGTGGGCAGCGGGATCACAGGACGACCAACCCGCCGGCGCCGTGCGAGCGACCACCGAGGAGACCACCGAAGAAGACGTTCCCGTTTCCCGATCGACCAGCAGTTCTGCCCTTTGA
- the eccD gene encoding type VII secretion integral membrane protein EccD — protein sequence MTGTTQPTVGAGEVCRLTIYGPTSRIELAVPAHVPLADLLPTFLGHLGQELGNAGLDHGGWVLQRLGEAPLDEDLGTAALGLYDGDTLYLRPRNDQLPPADFDDLADGVATGISERKDAWRPELTRRLFLGLVGATLAFAVLMVPLLGDGGAVALVSGVAALVLLVGAAATSRALGDRSGSVVLSAGAIGFAFVAGSALPSIGRSLLDGPRVLSAPSILSAACCVAVFAVLGRLVVGRGPDSGFISAAVSAVLAAIASGLSLLEVIGAKGGAAIVLAVTLMLGMRVPVLAARMAGLRVLPLPETPEEFQQDIDPEPSRDVLERTARADAFVTALYIGLGIVGAGCLTVLAWSPGWAPVTLALVASVLLMLHCRELVSARQRIAVLMPGVVGAAMSLTAVCAEGNAVLRLVVVVALVAVAGLLYAGARILPGRKLLPYWGRAADWGQTTLAISIIPLVLAAMDLYSRVRSGWS from the coding sequence ATGACGGGAACGACGCAGCCCACTGTCGGCGCCGGCGAGGTGTGCCGGCTCACGATCTACGGCCCGACGTCGCGCATCGAACTGGCGGTACCGGCGCACGTGCCGCTGGCCGACTTGTTGCCGACCTTCCTCGGACACCTCGGCCAGGAGCTGGGCAACGCCGGCCTCGACCACGGCGGCTGGGTGCTCCAGCGGCTGGGCGAGGCGCCGTTGGACGAGGACCTCGGCACCGCCGCGCTCGGCCTCTACGACGGTGACACCCTCTACCTGCGCCCGCGCAACGACCAGTTGCCGCCGGCCGACTTCGACGACCTGGCCGACGGGGTGGCCACCGGTATCTCCGAACGCAAGGACGCGTGGCGGCCGGAGCTGACGCGGCGGTTGTTCCTCGGTCTGGTCGGCGCGACGCTCGCCTTCGCGGTGCTGATGGTGCCCTTGCTCGGGGACGGTGGTGCCGTTGCTCTCGTGTCTGGAGTCGCGGCACTCGTGCTGCTGGTCGGCGCCGCGGCCACCTCTCGTGCGCTGGGCGACAGGTCCGGCAGCGTCGTCCTGTCGGCCGGCGCGATCGGCTTCGCCTTCGTCGCGGGCTCCGCGCTGCCTTCGATAGGGCGGTCGCTGCTCGACGGCCCCCGGGTGCTGAGCGCGCCCTCGATTCTTTCGGCGGCGTGCTGCGTGGCGGTGTTCGCGGTGCTCGGCCGACTCGTGGTCGGCCGCGGGCCGGACTCCGGGTTCATCTCCGCCGCCGTGTCCGCCGTACTCGCGGCGATCGCCAGCGGGCTCTCGCTCCTGGAAGTCATCGGGGCCAAGGGCGGGGCCGCGATCGTGCTTGCGGTGACCTTGATGCTCGGGATGCGCGTGCCGGTGCTCGCGGCTCGCATGGCCGGCCTGCGCGTGCTGCCGCTGCCCGAGACTCCGGAGGAGTTCCAGCAGGACATCGACCCCGAACCCAGCCGAGACGTGCTGGAACGCACGGCCCGTGCCGACGCGTTCGTGACGGCCCTCTACATCGGTCTGGGCATCGTCGGTGCCGGCTGCCTCACGGTGCTCGCCTGGAGCCCCGGCTGGGCACCGGTGACGCTCGCACTGGTCGCGTCGGTACTGCTGATGCTGCACTGCCGCGAGCTGGTCAGCGCCCGCCAGCGGATCGCCGTGCTGATGCCCGGGGTCGTCGGTGCCGCGATGTCGCTGACAGCCGTGTGCGCGGAAGGAAACGCGGTACTACGGCTGGTCGTGGTGGTCGCGCTGGTCGCGGTGGCCGGGCTGCTGTACGCGGGGGCTCGAATCCTGCCGGGCCGCAAGCTGCTGCCGTACTGGGGCCGTGCCGCCGACTGGGGCCAGACGACCCTGGCCATCTCGATCATCCCCCTCGTGCTGGCCGCGATGGATCTGTACTCCCGGGTGCGGTCCGGATGGTCCTGA
- a CDS encoding type VII secretion protein EccC → MSVTLFRRPARQRPPEMPSGEISLQEPPTLSEQAGGGIGGLLMYLPMAIGSGAMMLMFMGNRGGGMALVAVALMSVGMLAMGFGQMGRSAGERKRRMHGERRDYLRYLGQVRKEVRDAASEQRTAQVWRHPDPAGLWSVAMSGRLWERRVSHADFAEIRVGLIPQKLAMTITPPQSKPVEDLEPLSARALRRFIRAYGTVDDLPTAVFLRGFAQVQLRGDAEAARQLVRAMLAQLVTFHSPDDLKVAVCASPDKAAIWDWVKWLPHSQHGSEQDGAGNVRLMTDSADGLEALLASELGERGRFEAGAAPNRDEPYVVVVVDDVALPTESRMMGTGFRNALVVNLVERWPTPANRTTLRLDVAPDKLDMVRNDRSGAEVSTKLAKPDGLSVRKAEALARNISAFRLGATTDVVEPMVTDFDLGTLLGVGEMDQLDPAKVWPRTNGPDRLRVPIGIAENGTKIELDIKESAQGGMGPHGLLIGATGSGKSELLRTLVVALATTHSSEILNFVLVDFKGGATFLGLDELPHTSAVITNLADEAPLVTRMQDALQGEMVRRQELLRSAGNYSSLLEYEKARASGVPLDPMPSLFLVVDEFSELLASHPDFSELFVMIGRLGRSLGVHLLLASQRIDDSRMHKLESHLSYRIGLRTFSAMESRSVIGVPDAYQLPSAPGNGYLRSDVATLVRFKAAYVSAPFKRRTVEQRREEVRRQVVPFGAARLPDRQEQKQPEPVAVAAADTEQPSETLLQVAVSRLRGQGPPAHQVWLPPLDEPPTMDQLLPPLAPDPVLGMTAASWPGRGKLTVPVGVVDKPFEQARDLYMADLSGVGGHVGIAGGTQSGKSTLLRALIAGLALTHTPAEVQIYCLDFGGGTLQTLNELPHVGGVAGRMDGERVSRTVAEVQGVLTTRERLFNKYGVESMSEYRAMRRDGRITEDPFGDVFLVVDGWATVRADFEEHDEPIRQIAARGLTYGIHVVLTTSRWSDIHSALRDQLGTRLELRLGDSIDSVIDMRAAAGVPKQPGRGLTPEKLHFLGAVPRIDGRQRTDDLAQAARALAESVADSWNGPEAPPVRMLPAVLPAAELPAPEGRLRVPLGLGESDLQPVWHDFSRQPHLTVLGDTSSGKTAVLRLIADAVTKNYAPAEAQMILVDSRRMLLEAVPDEYRRGFAFSGSAAGELISPIAAELRERLPGPDISPQQLQRRDWWSGPEIFILVDDYDLLAGAMGGPLDSLLDLLPQAADIGLHVVLARSAAGSSRLSMDSVVRRMQESNTPDLALSCPPTEMPLLNGMRPRTLPPGRAYMVTRRSATLLQTAWLEPAGTAVGSAR, encoded by the coding sequence GTGAGCGTGACGCTGTTCCGCCGGCCAGCACGGCAGAGGCCGCCCGAGATGCCCAGCGGGGAGATCTCGCTGCAGGAACCGCCCACGCTGTCCGAGCAGGCCGGCGGAGGCATCGGCGGCCTGCTCATGTACCTGCCGATGGCGATCGGCTCCGGCGCCATGATGCTGATGTTCATGGGCAACCGCGGCGGGGGCATGGCGCTGGTCGCGGTCGCCCTGATGTCTGTCGGCATGCTGGCCATGGGGTTCGGGCAGATGGGCCGGTCCGCGGGCGAACGCAAGCGGCGGATGCACGGCGAGCGGCGCGACTACCTGCGCTACCTCGGGCAGGTCCGCAAAGAGGTTCGCGACGCCGCTTCCGAGCAGCGCACCGCCCAGGTCTGGCGGCACCCCGACCCGGCCGGGCTGTGGTCGGTGGCGATGAGCGGCCGGTTGTGGGAGCGCCGCGTCTCCCACGCCGACTTCGCCGAGATCCGCGTCGGGCTGATCCCGCAGAAGCTGGCCATGACCATCACACCGCCGCAGAGCAAGCCGGTGGAGGACCTCGAACCGCTCTCGGCCAGGGCCCTGCGCCGGTTCATCCGCGCGTACGGCACGGTCGACGACCTGCCGACCGCGGTGTTCCTGCGCGGGTTCGCGCAGGTACAGCTCCGGGGCGACGCCGAAGCCGCGCGGCAGCTGGTGCGCGCGATGCTGGCCCAGCTGGTGACCTTCCACTCCCCCGACGACCTCAAGGTGGCGGTCTGCGCGAGTCCCGACAAGGCCGCGATCTGGGACTGGGTGAAGTGGCTGCCGCACTCGCAGCACGGCAGCGAGCAGGACGGCGCGGGCAATGTGCGGCTCATGACCGACTCGGCCGATGGGCTGGAAGCGCTGCTCGCCAGTGAGCTGGGCGAGCGCGGCCGGTTCGAGGCCGGTGCGGCCCCGAACCGTGACGAGCCCTACGTCGTGGTGGTCGTCGACGACGTGGCCCTGCCCACCGAGTCCCGGATGATGGGCACCGGATTCCGCAACGCGCTCGTGGTGAACCTCGTCGAGCGCTGGCCCACTCCGGCGAACCGGACCACGCTGCGGCTGGACGTCGCCCCGGACAAGCTGGACATGGTCCGCAACGACCGCAGCGGTGCCGAGGTCAGCACGAAGCTGGCCAAACCCGACGGGCTCAGCGTGCGCAAGGCCGAGGCCCTGGCGCGCAACATCTCCGCCTTCCGCCTCGGCGCGACCACCGACGTCGTCGAGCCCATGGTCACCGACTTCGACCTGGGCACGCTGCTCGGTGTCGGTGAGATGGACCAGTTGGACCCGGCCAAGGTGTGGCCGCGCACCAACGGACCCGACCGGCTTCGGGTGCCGATCGGCATCGCCGAGAACGGCACGAAGATCGAGCTGGACATCAAGGAGTCCGCGCAGGGCGGCATGGGGCCGCACGGACTGCTGATCGGTGCGACCGGCTCCGGCAAGAGCGAGCTGCTGCGGACGCTGGTGGTCGCGCTGGCGACCACGCATTCGTCGGAGATCCTGAACTTCGTCCTGGTGGACTTCAAGGGTGGGGCGACGTTCCTCGGGCTGGACGAGCTGCCGCACACCTCCGCGGTGATCACCAACCTGGCGGACGAGGCACCGCTGGTCACGCGTATGCAGGACGCCCTGCAGGGCGAGATGGTGCGGCGGCAGGAGCTGCTGCGCAGCGCGGGCAACTACAGCTCGCTGCTGGAGTACGAGAAGGCCAGGGCCTCCGGCGTGCCGCTGGACCCGATGCCCAGCCTGTTCCTGGTCGTAGACGAGTTCAGCGAGCTGCTCGCCTCGCACCCGGACTTCTCCGAGTTGTTCGTCATGATCGGCCGGCTGGGCCGTTCGCTCGGCGTGCACCTGCTGCTGGCAAGTCAGCGCATCGACGACAGCCGGATGCACAAGCTGGAGAGCCACCTGTCGTACCGGATCGGTCTGCGCACGTTCTCGGCGATGGAGAGCCGCTCGGTGATCGGTGTCCCCGACGCCTACCAGCTGCCCAGCGCGCCGGGCAACGGCTACCTGCGATCCGACGTCGCCACGCTGGTCCGGTTCAAGGCGGCCTACGTGTCCGCGCCGTTCAAGCGGCGCACGGTCGAACAGCGCAGGGAAGAGGTGCGGCGGCAGGTGGTGCCGTTCGGCGCCGCCCGCCTGCCCGACCGGCAGGAGCAGAAGCAGCCGGAACCGGTCGCGGTGGCGGCCGCCGATACCGAACAGCCGAGTGAGACGCTGCTGCAGGTCGCGGTCAGCCGGCTTCGTGGTCAGGGGCCTCCCGCGCACCAGGTCTGGCTGCCGCCGCTGGACGAGCCGCCGACGATGGACCAGTTGCTGCCGCCGCTGGCCCCCGACCCCGTGCTGGGGATGACCGCGGCCTCCTGGCCCGGGCGCGGCAAGCTGACGGTGCCCGTGGGCGTCGTGGACAAGCCCTTCGAGCAGGCGCGGGACCTGTACATGGCCGACCTGTCCGGGGTCGGCGGGCACGTGGGCATCGCGGGCGGTACCCAGTCGGGCAAGAGCACGCTCCTGCGGGCGCTGATCGCCGGACTCGCGCTCACCCACACCCCGGCGGAAGTGCAGATCTACTGCCTCGATTTCGGCGGCGGCACCCTGCAGACGCTCAACGAGCTGCCGCACGTCGGCGGAGTGGCGGGCCGGATGGACGGCGAGCGCGTCAGCCGCACAGTGGCCGAGGTGCAAGGCGTGCTGACGACCCGCGAACGGTTGTTCAACAAGTACGGCGTGGAAAGCATGAGCGAGTACCGCGCCATGCGCCGCGACGGCCGGATCACCGAGGACCCGTTCGGCGACGTGTTCCTGGTCGTCGACGGCTGGGCGACGGTGCGCGCCGACTTCGAGGAGCATGACGAGCCCATCCGCCAGATCGCCGCGCGGGGCCTGACCTACGGCATCCACGTGGTGTTGACGACCTCGCGCTGGTCGGACATCCACAGTGCGCTGCGCGACCAGCTCGGCACCCGGCTGGAGCTGCGCCTGGGCGACTCGATCGACTCGGTGATCGACATGCGCGCCGCCGCGGGTGTGCCCAAGCAGCCGGGGCGCGGTCTCACGCCGGAGAAGCTGCACTTCCTGGGAGCGGTGCCGCGCATCGACGGCAGGCAGCGCACCGACGACCTGGCCCAGGCGGCCCGCGCGCTCGCCGAGTCGGTCGCCGACAGCTGGAACGGACCGGAGGCGCCCCCGGTGCGGATGCTGCCCGCCGTGCTCCCGGCCGCGGAGCTGCCCGCGCCGGAAGGCCGGTTGCGTGTGCCGCTGGGCCTGGGCGAGTCGGACCTGCAACCGGTCTGGCACGACTTCTCGCGCCAGCCGCACCTGACGGTGCTCGGTGACACCTCCAGCGGCAAGACCGCGGTGCTGCGGCTCATCGCCGACGCGGTGACGAAGAACTACGCGCCGGCGGAAGCGCAGATGATCCTGGTCGACTCCCGCCGGATGCTGCTGGAGGCGGTACCGGACGAGTACCGCCGCGGTTTCGCGTTCTCCGGCTCCGCCGCGGGCGAACTGATCAGCCCGATCGCGGCCGAGCTGCGGGAACGGCTGCCCGGACCGGACATCTCGCCGCAGCAGCTCCAGCGCCGGGACTGGTGGTCGGGACCAGAGATTTTCATCCTCGTCGACGACTACGACCTCCTGGCCGGCGCGATGGGCGGTCCCCTCGACAGCCTTCTCGACCTGCTGCCGCAGGCCGCCGACATCGGCCTGCACGTCGTCCTGGCCCGCAGCGCGGCCGGGTCCAGCCGGCTGTCGATGGACTCAGTGGTGCGGCGGATGCAGGAGTCCAACACACCGGACCTCGCACTGTCCTGCCCGCCGACGGAGATGCCGCTGCTCAACGGGATGCGTCCCCGGACCCTTCCGCCGGGACGCGCGTACATGGTCACGCGGCGCAGCGCGACATTGCTGCAGACCGCCTGGCTGGAACCGGCCGGGACGGCCGTGGGGAGCGCACGATGA
- the eccB gene encoding type VII secretion protein EccB, with protein MHSRSDQVQAHSFMTARLVSALVRAEPDAADRPLRRTPFGMAIGLMLAVLIVAGFAVASMFWPGGATKWMQPGTLIVEKETGTRYVLAGGVLHPVSNLASARLLLGANMQVASTPQSSLSEVPRGTPVGIIGAPDSLPDPSRPANGTWLLCADSTTDASGARQPTLSLGVGEAFQTQPVPDDRAVLVRVADGTEYLAWRDKRMKLVGPWVGRALGYDDGAAVRVRDAWVNALPAGPDLGAPPVSNQGQPGPVLDGEPTKVGQVFRVDGIGVQERYFVLTGEGLLPVTKTGAALALGNPATASAYGGAKVEARTLSSAALASAMVLPAPEAMAAWPPVPPALVTGQRPCVQTVTNGTSASHRLVSAHSVGNAAVVGGPGITGTELTADRIAVQAGGGMLVRTLPAPGVAGAGLYLVAEPGAKFPVAGQQTATALGLPADKAVGVPANLLDLLPTGPVLSGQGGG; from the coding sequence GTGCATTCGCGCAGTGACCAAGTCCAAGCGCACTCGTTCATGACCGCGCGACTGGTGTCCGCGCTGGTGCGCGCCGAACCCGACGCGGCCGACCGCCCGCTGCGGCGCACACCGTTCGGCATGGCGATCGGGCTCATGCTGGCCGTGCTGATCGTGGCCGGTTTCGCGGTGGCCTCGATGTTCTGGCCGGGCGGCGCGACCAAGTGGATGCAGCCGGGCACGCTGATCGTGGAGAAGGAGACCGGCACGCGTTACGTGCTGGCCGGCGGAGTCCTGCACCCGGTGTCCAACCTGGCCTCCGCGAGGTTGCTGCTGGGGGCGAACATGCAGGTGGCCAGCACCCCGCAGTCCTCGCTCTCCGAGGTGCCGCGCGGGACGCCGGTCGGCATCATCGGAGCTCCGGACTCGCTGCCGGACCCCAGCCGCCCCGCGAACGGGACGTGGTTGTTGTGCGCGGATTCCACGACGGACGCCTCCGGTGCGCGCCAGCCGACGCTCTCGCTCGGTGTCGGCGAGGCTTTCCAGACGCAGCCCGTGCCCGACGATCGGGCCGTGCTGGTGCGGGTCGCCGACGGTACCGAGTACCTGGCGTGGCGGGACAAGCGGATGAAGCTGGTAGGGCCGTGGGTGGGGCGGGCCCTCGGGTACGACGACGGTGCCGCGGTCCGCGTCCGCGACGCCTGGGTCAACGCGCTGCCCGCCGGGCCGGACCTCGGTGCGCCGCCGGTGTCGAACCAGGGGCAGCCCGGGCCCGTGCTCGACGGCGAGCCCACCAAGGTCGGCCAGGTCTTCCGCGTCGACGGCATCGGGGTGCAGGAGCGGTATTTCGTCCTGACCGGTGAGGGGCTGCTCCCGGTGACCAAGACCGGTGCCGCGCTGGCACTCGGTAACCCGGCCACCGCGTCCGCATACGGCGGCGCCAAGGTCGAGGCGCGCACGCTCAGCTCGGCGGCGCTGGCCTCGGCGATGGTCCTGCCCGCACCGGAGGCGATGGCGGCGTGGCCGCCCGTCCCGCCCGCCCTGGTGACCGGTCAGCGCCCGTGCGTCCAGACCGTCACCAACGGCACCAGCGCCTCCCATCGGTTGGTGTCGGCGCACAGTGTCGGCAACGCCGCGGTCGTCGGCGGCCCCGGCATCACCGGCACCGAGCTGACCGCGGACCGGATCGCGGTGCAGGCCGGCGGCGGCATGCTGGTGCGCACGCTGCCCGCCCCTGGTGTGGCCGGCGCGGGTCTGTACCTGGTCGCCGAGCCCGGCGCGAAGTTCCCGGTGGCCGGCCAGCAGACCGCGACCGCGCTCGGGCTCCCGGCGGACAAAGCCGTCGGGGTTCCCGCGAACCTGCTGGATCTGCTGCCGACCGGTCCAGTGCTTTCCGGCCAGGGTGGGGGGTGA